The following proteins are encoded in a genomic region of Candidatus Hydrogenedens sp.:
- a CDS encoding DUF2703 domain-containing protein, with protein MRIRLLLFKGCPSGPKAEEVLRQVLAEEKISEPIEIIEVSDIATAVREHFLGSPTIQINGLDIEPSRQNDTPCHGCRLYRTSEGTSGVPPKELIRSALHRALQSEK; from the coding sequence ATGCGTATTCGATTACTCCTATTTAAGGGTTGTCCTTCAGGACCCAAGGCGGAAGAGGTTTTAAGACAGGTATTAGCCGAAGAAAAAATTTCCGAACCCATTGAAATTATTGAGGTATCGGACATAGCCACTGCTGTTCGTGAACATTTTTTGGGCTCTCCTACTATACAAATAAACGGACTTGATATTGAACCTTCTCGACAAAATGACACACCCTGCCATGGTTGCCGATTATATCGAACTTCGGAAGGAACCAGTGGTGTTCCACCGAAAGAACTCATTCGTTCTGCCCTTCACCGTGCTTTACAAAGCGAAAAATAA